From a single Cytophagales bacterium WSM2-2 genomic region:
- a CDS encoding hypothetical protein (frameshifted, deletion at around 3655379): protein MAEIVRMPKMSDTMTEGVIAKWHKKVGDTVKSGELMAEIETDKATMDYESFNTGTILYLGAKEGEPVKINDVLAIVGGKGEDFSSLLSGAQSSAAMGGKTEVKAETATAVATAPAIDTSGIKAEVALMPKMSDTMTEGIIAKWHKKVGDSVKSGELMAEIETDKATMDYESYNTGTLLYIGAKEKEAVKINDVLWLSLATRTRIGRPYSKHSRQNQLEAQRRHQRQRLFQLQHQQLQHRHLPMVQLLLMEG from the coding sequence ATGGCAGAAATAGTACGCATGCCCAAGATGAGCGACACCATGACTGAAGGGGTGATCGCCAAGTGGCACAAAAAAGTCGGAGATACTGTGAAGTCGGGTGAATTGATGGCCGAGATAGAGACCGACAAAGCGACCATGGACTATGAGTCGTTTAATACTGGAACGATATTATACCTCGGAGCCAAAGAAGGGGAGCCTGTGAAAATCAATGACGTACTGGCCATCGTGGGAGGCAAAGGCGAAGATTTTTCTTCCCTGCTTTCCGGTGCACAGTCCTCTGCAGCTATGGGTGGAAAGACAGAAGTAAAAGCGGAAACCGCAACCGCGGTAGCTACTGCTCCTGCGATTGACACATCCGGCATTAAAGCGGAGGTGGCATTGATGCCCAAGATGAGTGATACGATGACTGAGGGTATTATTGCCAAGTGGCACAAAAAAGTAGGAGATTCAGTAAAGTCAGGCGAGTTGATGGCCGAGATTGAAACGGACAAAGCAACAATGGACTATGAGTCCTATAACACGGGGACGTTGCTTTATATTGGCGCGAAAGAGAAAGAAGCCGTCAAAATAAATGATGTGCTCTGGCTATCATTGGCGACAAGAACGCGGATTGGCAGACCCTACTCAAAGCACAGCAGGCAAAATCAACTGGAGGCACAACGAAGGCATCAGCGTCAGCGCCTATTCCAACTGCAGCACCAGCAGTTACAACACAGGCATCTTCCAATGGTTCAGCTTCTTCTAATGGAAGGTTGA
- a CDS encoding hypothetical protein (frameshifted, deletion at around 3655379) gives MAKDLGYDISKIQGTGDSGRVTKHDVENYKPSAAPKASDSKATSPVVLPQVVGQESFEDVPVSQMRKTIAKRLAESKFSAPHFYLTMEINMDKAVEARKSMNEIAPVKISFNDMVIKAVAAALRQHPDVNVSWLGDKIRRNRHIHVGVAVAVKDGLLVPVIRFADNKSLSHIAVEVKDLAQKAHDKKLQPSDWEGSTFTISNLGMFGIEEFTAIINPPDACILAVGGIKETAIVKNGQLTVGNIMKVTMSCDHRAVDGAVGSAFLKTLKGLLEDPVRILI, from the coding sequence ATGGCGAAAGACCTGGGTTACGATATCAGCAAAATTCAAGGTACAGGCGATAGCGGTAGAGTGACCAAGCATGATGTGGAGAACTACAAGCCGTCTGCGGCACCTAAGGCAAGTGATTCTAAAGCTACTTCACCAGTAGTTCTGCCACAGGTTGTAGGGCAAGAGAGCTTCGAAGATGTCCCAGTGTCACAGATGCGCAAGACAATTGCCAAACGATTGGCCGAAAGCAAGTTCAGCGCTCCCCACTTCTACCTGACCATGGAAATCAACATGGACAAAGCAGTGGAAGCACGGAAGAGCATGAACGAAATCGCCCCGGTAAAGATTTCATTCAACGACATGGTCATCAAAGCGGTGGCTGCAGCTCTTCGCCAGCATCCCGATGTGAATGTAAGTTGGCTGGGAGACAAGATTCGCAGAAACCGCCATATCCATGTGGGTGTAGCTGTTGCTGTAAAAGACGGACTGCTGGTTCCGGTAATTCGCTTTGCCGATAACAAATCGCTGTCACACATAGCAGTGGAGGTAAAAGACCTGGCGCAAAAAGCACATGACAAGAAATTACAGCCCAGTGATTGGGAGGGAAGCACATTTACCATCTCCAATCTTGGAATGTTTGGAATAGAAGAATTCACAGCGATCATTAATCCTCCGGATGCTTGTATTCTTGCTGTGGGTGGAATTAAGGAAACGGCCATTGTTAAAAATGGTCAATTGACGGTAGGCAACATCATGAAAGTAACGATGTCGTGCGATCACCGTGCAGTGGATGGAGCCGTGGGTTCAGCATTCCTCAAAACCCTGAAAGGTTTGTTGGAAGATCCCGTAAGGATTCTCATTTAA
- the hslV gene encoding ATP-dependent protease subunit HslV: protein MKTEIHSTTILAVSHNGSVAIGGDGQATMGNTIAKSNVKKIRKLQDGKVITGFAGSTADAFTLLDRFDEKLNAYSGNMKRAAIELAKDWRMDRYLRRLEAMLITCNKDEILILSGTGDVIEPDKQVAAIGSGAMYAQASALALKKHAPQLSAEEIVRESLNIAADICIYTNHNLVIEKIS, encoded by the coding sequence ATGAAAACAGAAATTCACTCAACCACCATTTTGGCGGTAAGCCATAATGGATCGGTAGCCATTGGCGGTGATGGCCAGGCGACCATGGGTAATACTATTGCCAAGAGCAACGTAAAAAAAATACGCAAGCTGCAAGATGGAAAAGTGATTACAGGATTTGCCGGATCAACAGCCGATGCATTTACACTCCTCGATCGCTTTGATGAGAAGCTCAATGCGTACAGCGGCAATATGAAGCGCGCAGCTATTGAACTTGCAAAGGATTGGCGTATGGACCGCTACCTCAGAAGACTTGAGGCGATGCTTATTACCTGCAACAAAGATGAAATTCTGATTTTGTCGGGGACCGGAGACGTTATTGAGCCGGATAAACAGGTTGCTGCTATTGGCTCCGGAGCGATGTATGCACAAGCATCGGCTTTAGCTCTTAAAAAACACGCGCCTCAACTTTCTGCAGAAGAAATTGTAAGGGAAAGTCTCAACATTGCAGCTGATATCTGTATATACACCAATCACAATCTGGTGATCGAAAAGATTTCCTGA
- the thyA gene encoding thymidylate synthase: MRDILENGAMKTDRTGTGTRSVFGRQLRFDLSQGFPLVTTKKLHLRSIIYELLWFLRGDTNIKYLKDNGVTIWDEWADENGDLGPVYGSQWRSWPTPDGRKIDQIANVIHQIKTKPDSRRHIVSAWNPAEVDEMALPPCHALFQFYVADGKLSCQLYQRSADYFLGVPFNIASYALLTEMVAQQCNLKSGEFVWTGGDVHLYSNHFEQAKTQLSRSPYSLPRLEIKRQPDSIFEYQFEDFEIVGYQSHPSIKAPIAV, encoded by the coding sequence ATGCGGGATATATTGGAAAACGGTGCCATGAAGACTGATCGCACCGGCACAGGTACCCGATCCGTCTTCGGCAGACAACTCCGCTTCGATTTATCACAGGGATTTCCACTTGTAACGACCAAGAAACTGCACCTTCGTTCGATCATTTACGAATTGCTCTGGTTCCTGCGAGGTGATACCAACATCAAGTACCTGAAAGATAATGGAGTGACGATTTGGGATGAATGGGCTGATGAAAACGGAGACCTTGGCCCGGTTTATGGAAGCCAGTGGCGAAGTTGGCCAACTCCGGATGGAAGGAAAATAGATCAAATCGCCAACGTAATTCATCAAATCAAAACCAAGCCGGACTCCAGAAGGCATATCGTATCAGCCTGGAATCCTGCCGAGGTTGACGAGATGGCTTTACCTCCTTGTCATGCACTGTTTCAATTTTACGTAGCTGACGGGAAACTTTCATGTCAGCTTTATCAACGAAGCGCAGACTATTTTCTGGGTGTTCCATTTAACATTGCGAGCTATGCATTACTAACCGAGATGGTTGCTCAGCAATGCAATCTGAAATCAGGTGAATTTGTCTGGACCGGTGGAGATGTGCACTTGTATTCAAATCACTTTGAGCAGGCAAAAACGCAGTTATCCCGGTCACCATATTCTTTGCCCCGATTAGAAATCAAACGACAACCTGATTCTATTTTTGAATACCAGTTTGAAGATTTTGAGATCGTAGGTTATCAATCACATCCATCCATTAAAGCCCCCATCGCAGTCTGA
- a CDS encoding membrane protein, whose product MVNYNPKIWLGLIFHSYSKQVLKTLRPALLTVGLFTAGLCVLNDYLELKPDEFPSSTVVHSLLGIVLGLFLVFRTNSAYDRWWEGRKLWGGMVNSSRNFAMKLNTVLPEDSKDRKWFAQMVSNFMIATKEQLREGVRISDLEIEDSAELRKISESNHKPNSIASLLYHKVESLFKANAFSGFHLTNLDKEMKDFVDLMGACERVRKTPIPYSYTMYIKKFIFIYIITLPFGFLETFGYYTIPAVLLVSFILLSVELIAEEIEDPFGRDVNDLPTDDLAKTIRTNVHEILQVKS is encoded by the coding sequence ATGGTTAATTACAATCCCAAGATTTGGTTAGGGTTGATTTTTCATTCCTATAGCAAACAAGTTCTTAAAACATTAAGACCCGCCTTGCTTACAGTAGGTCTTTTCACAGCGGGTTTATGTGTATTGAATGACTATCTTGAATTGAAACCTGATGAGTTTCCCTCATCAACAGTTGTACATTCGTTGTTGGGTATTGTGCTTGGCTTGTTCCTTGTATTTCGCACCAATTCAGCTTACGATCGCTGGTGGGAGGGAAGAAAACTTTGGGGAGGTATGGTAAACAGTTCAAGGAATTTCGCGATGAAACTGAATACAGTTTTGCCGGAAGATTCAAAGGATCGCAAGTGGTTTGCTCAAATGGTCAGCAATTTCATGATTGCTACTAAAGAGCAACTTAGGGAAGGCGTCCGGATTTCAGACCTTGAAATAGAAGACAGTGCTGAATTGCGAAAGATTAGCGAATCGAATCATAAGCCGAACTCTATTGCTTCGTTACTCTATCACAAAGTGGAATCCCTGTTTAAGGCAAACGCATTTTCAGGATTTCATTTAACTAACCTGGACAAGGAAATGAAAGACTTTGTCGACCTCATGGGCGCCTGCGAACGTGTGAGGAAGACCCCGATTCCATATTCGTATACGATGTACATTAAGAAGTTTATTTTTATTTACATCATAACATTGCCTTTTGGCTTTTTGGAAACCTTTGGCTACTACACTATTCCGGCTGTTCTCCTGGTGTCATTTATCTTGCTAAGCGTAGAGTTGATAGCTGAAGAAATAGAAGACCCGTTTGGTCGTGACGTAAACGATTTACCAACGGATGACCTGGCTAAAACGATCAGAACAAACGTGCATGAGATACTTCAGGTAAAATCCTGA
- the sdhB_2 gene encoding putative L-serine dehydratase beta subunit: MAEKSSVFDMIGPVMIGPSSSHTAGVVKIARAAVRILGGVPDEAEIIFYNSFARTYEGHGSDRAILAGLMDFETDDKRIKQSIEIAEQTGLKYHFKSVGNASTLHPNSIRLKLKKGEKEVEVLGESKGGGVINIAEVDGFKADFSASLHTLIIFADDVKGSIAFIASVLAHDDSNIATMSVSRKGKHDLACQVIEIDSDIRPVTFEYLKSLSWIKEVKSIPKI; encoded by the coding sequence ATGGCTGAGAAAAGCAGTGTTTTTGACATGATCGGTCCAGTAATGATCGGTCCATCCAGTTCGCACACTGCAGGTGTGGTAAAAATTGCCCGTGCGGCAGTCAGGATCTTAGGCGGAGTACCTGACGAGGCTGAAATCATCTTTTATAATTCGTTCGCCCGGACTTACGAGGGACATGGAAGTGACCGAGCAATTTTAGCGGGTCTCATGGACTTTGAAACCGATGACAAGCGTATCAAGCAATCCATAGAGATTGCCGAGCAGACTGGCCTGAAATATCATTTTAAGTCGGTTGGAAATGCATCAACTCTGCATCCCAATTCCATCAGACTGAAACTGAAGAAAGGTGAAAAAGAGGTAGAGGTTTTGGGAGAAAGCAAGGGTGGTGGAGTGATAAACATTGCGGAGGTAGATGGTTTTAAAGCCGACTTCAGCGCAAGCCTTCACACACTGATCATTTTTGCGGACGATGTCAAAGGAAGCATAGCCTTTATTGCCAGTGTTTTAGCGCATGACGATAGCAATATCGCAACGATGTCAGTATCGCGTAAGGGAAAACATGATCTGGCTTGCCAGGTGATTGAGATAGATTCTGACATCAGACCTGTAACATTTGAGTATTTAAAAAGTCTAAGCTGGATAAAAGAAGTAAAATCGATACCCAAAATATGA
- a CDS encoding transporter, translating into MKRLILPIVVTLLSSSLVLGQKMTLQECVKVAMANNLTVQRALYNVKSNEIGLFQAKGSFLPTINFNSSFNQNYGRTLNPLTYSYVNAVNKTIGPSLSSSLLLFNGFRLQNNYKQNKRNVEAADLDLEKAKNDVIITVVSNYTNVILNKELLDNSKFQLNSSQQQLERIQKQVAAGALPKSNELTQEATVATNETNLITQENIYNLSVLQLKQSMQVPASTALEIVVPDIAMEDLSINQTPEEIYSISAKSLPQIRSAMLKVDAADYAVRAARGSLFPRISLTSGANSNYSSASDNTKSYSNDLSTYAKTPTGLVDINDNPVYQYKPTTATPFTTSEYGVNSQLTDYLTKSVGVSLTVPILNGLQNRSNLKQAVVNRELASITVKETENTLRQSIETAYNNAFAAAKTYTAAIKQVSANEEAFRMTRQRHEIGAATYIEYQVASNDLYSAKSSLARAKYNFILTKKILEFYQGKTIEY; encoded by the coding sequence ATGAAAAGGTTAATTCTACCAATTGTAGTTACGTTGTTAAGTTCGTCTTTGGTACTGGGCCAGAAGATGACCTTACAGGAGTGTGTGAAAGTTGCCATGGCCAATAACTTGACTGTGCAGCGCGCTCTCTATAATGTGAAGAGCAATGAGATCGGGCTCTTTCAGGCGAAAGGGAGTTTTTTACCAACTATCAATTTTAACAGCAGTTTTAACCAGAACTACGGAAGGACCCTGAACCCCTTGACTTATTCTTATGTCAATGCCGTTAACAAGACCATTGGCCCGAGTTTATCAAGTTCACTTTTGTTATTTAACGGGTTTCGGCTCCAAAATAATTACAAGCAAAATAAAAGAAATGTAGAAGCAGCTGATCTAGATCTGGAAAAAGCAAAAAACGATGTTATAATAACTGTGGTAAGTAACTATACTAATGTTATTCTTAACAAAGAACTGCTGGATAACTCGAAATTTCAGCTTAACTCCAGCCAGCAGCAATTGGAGCGCATACAAAAGCAAGTGGCTGCAGGGGCGTTACCCAAAAGCAATGAGCTGACACAAGAGGCCACCGTGGCGACCAACGAAACTAATCTTATAACTCAGGAGAACATTTATAATTTATCCGTTCTCCAACTCAAACAATCCATGCAAGTTCCGGCTTCCACGGCATTAGAAATAGTTGTACCCGATATTGCGATGGAAGACCTTTCGATCAATCAGACCCCCGAAGAAATATATTCAATTTCAGCGAAGAGCCTTCCGCAGATAAGAAGTGCTATGCTTAAAGTAGATGCCGCTGACTATGCTGTTAGAGCAGCACGAGGAAGCTTGTTTCCAAGAATCTCTTTGACATCAGGCGCCAATTCCAATTATTCATCAGCTTCTGATAATACAAAGTCATACTCGAATGATCTTAGCACATACGCAAAAACTCCAACAGGTTTAGTAGATATAAATGATAACCCGGTTTATCAATACAAACCGACTACAGCTACGCCTTTCACCACTAGCGAGTACGGGGTCAATAGCCAATTGACCGACTATCTTACTAAAAGTGTTGGTGTTTCTTTGACAGTTCCAATTCTGAATGGCCTTCAAAACCGGTCTAATTTAAAGCAGGCGGTAGTCAATAGGGAGCTCGCCAGTATCACGGTGAAAGAAACAGAAAATACATTAAGGCAGTCAATTGAGACGGCTTACAATAATGCTTTTGCTGCTGCTAAAACATATACAGCCGCAATTAAACAAGTAAGTGCAAACGAAGAGGCGTTTCGAATGACCAGGCAGCGCCATGAAATAGGTGCCGCTACCTACATCGAATACCAAGTAGCCTCTAACGACCTGTATTCCGCAAAATCATCGTTAGCCCGTGCGAAGTACAATTTCATTCTGACCAAAAAAATATTGGAATTTTATCAGGGTAAAACTATTGAATACTGA
- a CDS encoding RND transporter, with translation MAKQKKKSNRLMYWGIGGLVVVILFLMMGKSAGWIGKTKEMEVELAKAKKVSITEKVSASGTVQPVTEVKLAPEVSGEIIELNVEDGDSVKLGEPLVKIRPDILKSQLERSEAAYMQQTANVESSKGSLSVAQANLTKAEADFKRQEKLWNEKVISEADWQLAIQNYNVAKNNLASANQNLEASKFVVNSTEASVREARENVRKTTVMAPMKGIVSKLSVKKGERVVGTATMTGTEMLRIADLNKMEVRVNVNENDIVRVHYSDTVLIDVDAYSNTGKQFKGLVTNIANTAKDKTSNDAITEFEVRILILRSSYEDLIKKGNKFPFRPGMTASVEIITSKKNNILSVPLAAVTTRNPDEKKVQIKDDDARTVTNSSNKAPEKKEDKVVVFINDKGVAKMLEVKTGISDYDNIEIISGVSDSVEVITGPFLVVSKRLKDGDKIKAIKKDEKKEGSSNTASK, from the coding sequence ATGGCTAAACAAAAGAAAAAATCAAATCGCTTAATGTACTGGGGCATCGGTGGCCTGGTCGTAGTTATCCTGTTCCTGATGATGGGCAAGTCTGCCGGATGGATAGGAAAAACTAAAGAGATGGAAGTGGAGTTGGCGAAAGCAAAAAAAGTCTCCATCACTGAAAAGGTGAGTGCTTCCGGAACGGTTCAGCCGGTAACAGAAGTAAAACTTGCTCCCGAGGTATCCGGTGAAATTATAGAATTGAATGTCGAAGACGGTGACTCTGTGAAGCTTGGCGAACCGTTGGTCAAGATTCGCCCGGACATTTTAAAGAGTCAGTTGGAACGAAGCGAGGCAGCTTATATGCAGCAAACTGCAAATGTGGAATCCAGCAAAGGTTCATTGTCGGTTGCGCAGGCTAATCTTACCAAGGCCGAAGCTGACTTCAAAAGACAGGAGAAACTATGGAATGAGAAAGTAATCTCGGAAGCAGACTGGCAATTGGCAATACAGAATTACAACGTAGCAAAGAATAATCTGGCTTCTGCAAATCAGAACCTGGAAGCTTCGAAATTTGTAGTGAATAGTACCGAGGCTTCTGTGAGAGAAGCTCGTGAAAACGTACGTAAGACAACCGTCATGGCCCCGATGAAGGGCATCGTTTCCAAGTTGAGTGTGAAAAAAGGGGAGCGTGTAGTGGGAACAGCGACCATGACTGGGACGGAAATGCTTCGGATTGCCGATCTTAATAAAATGGAAGTTCGTGTGAATGTAAATGAGAACGATATTGTTCGTGTTCACTATTCAGATACCGTTTTGATCGATGTTGATGCTTATTCCAATACGGGTAAGCAGTTTAAAGGCCTGGTAACTAACATTGCAAATACCGCCAAGGATAAGACTTCCAACGATGCAATCACCGAATTTGAAGTACGAATTCTGATCCTTCGTTCATCCTACGAAGACCTGATTAAAAAGGGTAACAAATTCCCCTTCCGTCCCGGAATGACAGCAAGCGTTGAGATCATTACCAGCAAAAAGAACAATATACTTTCAGTGCCCCTGGCCGCTGTGACCACACGTAACCCTGACGAGAAGAAAGTACAAATTAAAGATGATGATGCGCGTACGGTGACTAACTCCAGCAATAAAGCACCTGAAAAGAAGGAAGACAAAGTAGTTGTGTTTATCAATGACAAAGGAGTGGCAAAGATGCTTGAAGTGAAGACCGGAATCAGTGACTACGATAACATTGAGATTATTTCAGGTGTGTCTGACAGTGTCGAGGTGATTACAGGCCCCTTCCTGGTGGTATCCAAACGTTTGAAAGACGGGGATAAAATCAAAGCAATAAAGAAAGACGAAAAGAAAGAGGGCAGTAGCAATACAGCCAGCAAATAA
- the ppa gene encoding inorganic pyrophosphatase, which translates to MIKHPWHEAPIGENPPEFINGIVEISTGMRTKYEVDKETGLLKLDRVLYSAVFYPANYGFIPQTLGDDQDPLDIMILCREPIQPLCLVPARVIGVMRMIDQGLGDEKILAVSDNDANTRHLKDISELASHFKLELKEFFESYKKLENKVVTVPDFQGKEIAMSIIIKAIDAYKAKFKK; encoded by the coding sequence ATGATCAAGCACCCCTGGCATGAGGCACCCATAGGTGAAAACCCACCTGAGTTTATCAACGGAATTGTTGAGATTTCTACCGGCATGCGTACCAAGTATGAAGTGGACAAGGAAACAGGTCTGCTTAAGCTGGATCGGGTATTGTATTCTGCAGTTTTTTATCCTGCAAACTATGGCTTTATCCCTCAAACCCTCGGAGATGATCAGGATCCATTAGATATCATGATTTTGTGCCGGGAGCCCATTCAGCCTTTATGCCTAGTGCCAGCGCGTGTAATTGGTGTTATGCGCATGATTGATCAGGGCCTTGGAGACGAAAAAATTCTGGCGGTGTCTGACAATGATGCCAATACCAGGCACCTGAAAGATATCAGTGAATTGGCTTCCCACTTTAAGCTGGAACTGAAGGAGTTTTTTGAGAGCTATAAGAAACTCGAGAACAAGGTGGTGACTGTTCCAGACTTCCAGGGAAAAGAAATTGCCATGAGCATCATTATAAAAGCCATCGATGCTTACAAGGCGAAGTTTAAAAAATAA
- the rfaF gene encoding ADP-heptosyltransferase — MGQRFNSFLIIQTAFIGDVILATALVEKIHQHYPEATIDFLVRKGNEGLLIGHPQLRNVLIWNKKESKISNLFKIIKQVRNNRYDCLVNVHRFASSGLITTFSKARLRIGFDKNALSFLFDEKIKHEIGNLHEVQRNQKLIEKITDSSHSKPKLFPTSSDFGKVKPMKSGRFLCVAPTSVWFTKQFPAEKWVAFLKTMKGKFDNIYLLGAPSDSQVCEMIKREVNDDCVVNLAGKLSFLESAALMKDAEMNFVNDSAPMHMASAMNAPVTAVFCSTVPAFGFGPLSDRSYVVESLEKLSCRPCGLHGYKACPQGHFKCALSITNEQLQAVLK, encoded by the coding sequence ATGGGTCAGCGTTTTAATTCTTTCCTGATCATCCAAACAGCTTTTATTGGGGATGTCATCCTGGCCACTGCTTTAGTAGAAAAAATCCATCAGCATTATCCGGAGGCGACTATCGATTTCCTTGTGCGCAAAGGGAATGAAGGATTACTGATCGGCCATCCGCAATTGCGAAATGTTCTGATCTGGAATAAGAAAGAATCCAAGATCTCGAATCTGTTCAAGATTATTAAGCAGGTTCGGAATAACCGATACGACTGTCTTGTCAATGTCCATCGTTTCGCCAGCTCGGGTTTGATCACCACATTTTCAAAAGCACGATTGCGGATTGGCTTTGATAAAAATGCGCTTTCATTTCTCTTTGATGAAAAGATAAAGCACGAAATCGGAAATCTTCATGAAGTTCAACGGAATCAGAAGTTGATCGAGAAGATCACTGATTCCAGTCATTCGAAGCCAAAGTTATTTCCGACATCTTCCGATTTTGGCAAAGTAAAGCCGATGAAGTCAGGTCGCTTCCTGTGTGTTGCTCCGACCTCGGTCTGGTTTACAAAGCAATTTCCTGCTGAGAAATGGGTTGCGTTCCTCAAAACTATGAAAGGTAAATTTGACAACATTTATCTGCTTGGAGCTCCATCAGATTCACAGGTATGTGAGATGATCAAGCGTGAAGTAAATGATGATTGTGTGGTTAACCTCGCTGGAAAACTGTCATTTCTTGAATCTGCCGCTTTAATGAAAGATGCAGAGATGAACTTTGTCAATGATTCCGCTCCGATGCATATGGCTTCCGCAATGAATGCCCCGGTGACGGCTGTGTTTTGTTCGACAGTTCCGGCATTTGGTTTTGGGCCGCTATCAGATCGATCGTACGTTGTGGAGTCACTTGAAAAACTTTCCTGTCGCCCTTGTGGACTTCACGGGTACAAAGCCTGCCCGCAAGGTCATTTTAAGTGTGCCTTGTCAATTACTAATGAGCAGTTACAAGCTGTTTTAAAATGA
- a CDS encoding Maf-like protein, translated as MLLINRPIILASASPRRQFLLKEIGLQFKVDPPHIDESFPNHLPIEIVPAYLAEKKAQALLPKLKNEIVIASDTIVILNQRILNKPSDRREAIQMLSDLSGHTHTVITAVCLLDKNKTECFDDRTKVTFKKLSREEIEFYVDNYKPFDKAGAYGAQDWIGMVAIKKIVGSYFTVMGLPVHKVYERLRSF; from the coding sequence ATGCTCCTGATCAACCGGCCTATCATTCTGGCCTCCGCTTCTCCCCGCCGGCAGTTTTTATTAAAGGAAATCGGGCTACAGTTCAAAGTAGATCCACCCCATATTGATGAATCTTTCCCAAATCACCTTCCTATCGAGATAGTTCCGGCCTATTTGGCTGAGAAAAAAGCGCAGGCATTATTACCCAAGCTTAAAAATGAAATCGTAATTGCCTCGGATACCATTGTTATACTTAACCAGCGTATTCTCAATAAACCTTCTGATCGCAGAGAGGCAATTCAAATGCTCAGCGACTTAAGCGGCCACACGCATACAGTAATCACCGCGGTTTGTTTGCTCGACAAAAATAAAACCGAATGCTTTGATGATCGAACTAAAGTCACCTTCAAAAAATTATCAAGAGAAGAAATCGAATTTTATGTTGACAACTATAAGCCATTCGATAAAGCCGGGGCTTATGGCGCACAGGATTGGATAGGCATGGTAGCTATCAAAAAAATAGTTGGTTCCTATTTTACGGTAATGGGACTACCTGTTCACAAGGTTTATGAGCGCCTCCGTTCATTTTAA